The Branchiostoma lanceolatum isolate klBraLanc5 chromosome 7, klBraLanc5.hap2, whole genome shotgun sequence nucleotide sequence TGGCTAATGATTACATGGTCTTGCACAGAACAATGCCTATTGTCATTAGTAGTACATTGCGGTAAATGTTAGTCTATGTATGGGGTTGCACTGCTCTGTAGTATCTTTTTATTACACTGAAGTCTGTTGGACATAACATTGCATTGACTAGATTCTGTATGTAATGAGCCACATATTACATCAACACTCCCCCATGGCTTTATGTGTTCATTCAAGTAATGGCCATTTGGGTCCAGCTATGGAACAGCATCCAACAGATAAGGAAATTATTTTACATCCATTCAACAAAGTTATCAAACAACGTAATGGAGAGTAATAGTACTCCTGTGTTTTTTTCCCTCAAAACGGCAAAACATTCACATACAGAATGGATTACTTATAGTTACAACAACTTTGGGAAACAGCATGTTGAGAAGTTCTTAGGTGTACGAGGGTTAATTCTGCAGCATGGACAAAGATGGGAGAATTTCTGAGAATATTGTGAAGTAAAATGAGGTATGATGTTCAAAATAAACATCTTCGTCCACTCTTGTCAATACTGTACCTAACAGCATTGTACTGAATGTAAAACAAATGGAAGTTCTGAGCTACCAGTATGTACAAAATTAGTTTCAGTGGCTTTAGTATATCATTGCTATTGACTTGTATACAgtggtgtgtatgtgtatataacAGTGTTATTGTTGCAGACTGGTTGTCCTCAGTCACAGTATTTCATGGCACAACTTGTGTAGTGGTAACCATCACCAATAAGAAGTTCCTGCTAGGATTTCACCAAGACTGTAACTGTGTCAAACAAGGCAATTCTGCAACGCTTCTTTGTGTAAAAGCAACTCAGCCATTGTACCACATAATAGAATTGTTGCAAaggcaatgttttttttaatgtttcttcTGGTCTCTGCTTTTCACAAACATCTTGCACCTCCCCTAGCAGGAACTTCTCCAGGTTTTGGATAGACTGTAGTTTTGTATGATATGCCGACATGTACCATTCATATATCCCTGTACCCATCCTGGACAGCGTGCAAACTATTGCAGAAGAATACATGCTGGTAAAAATCAGTACCTTAGGAAGAATACATTTCTGGGCAATGTTGTACGGTAACTGTTACATCAACTGAACATTAGGAAACTACATATTGCCAAGACAAAGCCTCCTACCCCTCCTCAAAATTACAACAATCATAGCACCCTGCAGGACCTGTCATGTACACATCTTTCTAAGACACTTTTTCCTCACACACTCCTATCTCTGTACACTTTACAGCTGATTGTGACACCATTATGGCTCTTATCCCGTACTCTAGGATTGAAACTTCTACCTTCCATCGCTTCTTTCCACTTTTTTATCTACTGTACACCATGCAACATCATCACATCGGGTAGTTTAACAGGCTGGCTTTGGTACCAAGGTGATATATACATGTCGTCGACACCAAGATCTCCTTTCTCCTAGCCAGACATCATCCACTCTAACCTTTCTTATCACACAGCTTTTCACACTATTCTTTCCTCTCCAGGTATTGTTACGAAGAGAGGACCAAGCCACTGCGGTCACTTTTGTAAGACACAATTCACAGTTGTGGCTGCAATAGAGCTAATGCAGTGACTTGGTATTTGGGCTTCCCATAAAGATGTGTTTTCTCCATGATAGCTGTTTTAGATCTGTGTGATAGTAAGGAATGAGTGGGTAGCTGGCAAACAGAGAGTGGCCCGGTTCTTTGTAGAAACCAAGGCAGCTGTAAGCAGTAGTCTAGCCCACATTTGTGTGTCATGTCACACACAAAACAACGGTCTACCACTGAGGATGATACGAGATCTTGTGTCACAAAGATTTCAACTGACCAAAAACCCTCACGTTGAGAAGATTATACATAAAACTCTAACAAacatccatgtttttttttcttcatctccCTGCAACAAACACttctaaaaaaatgtacatgcttTCTACTGACTTAAAACAGACAAGCTTGTCCAGATATTGCTGGAGTAAAACCACACTTTCTCCTACAGAAAATACAAGCATTACATCGTTCGTAACTGACATATCTGACCAGAGAGACCTTTCCACTGTcaaagcaccaaatttgtatttggTACAGCACAAGGTGAAtacggtaaacaaaaacatgtctgtccAACAATCCTGAATAATCTTGTTAACTCTCTCTTGGCGGAAAACTGTGGCTGTTGATACATGTTGATGCAAAGCATGTTGGCCAACAATTGCACATGCACAAATTTTGGTTGCCTCTCACACAGTGTTGACAtcgagcaaaaaaaaagaagcaaagtATACATACAGCAAGCAAAAAGTCGTTTGCACTTCATTATAAATTATCACGTTCTCTACAGTTTGTATATCTCCATCGGTCCCTTACCaggtacaatatatatatatatgtatatatatttacagtTCTATGGTAAACAAAGTGCATCCGGAAGCATTAGTAACGATATTGATGCTAAACTTGTCACCTTTTACACAAGGATTGCAGGCTGTTTCCTGGCCCATGATATATGCACACATTGGCAACTCAATGGCAGATGTTTTGACTTTTACttctttatagctactgtatttAAGAATTGAATAACTCGCAAAATAATCTGCCTCCATTCTGTGCGGCTTCTCTGTGGTGACTTGCAAGAAATCACAGAGCCTGTGGATGTATGACTGTGCTGCGATGACAGGTTTTGCACTATGATTCTCAAATTTTTGTCCAAGTTTTTATGACAAGTACAGCATTTTCCATGGTGTCCTATGCAAGAACATGATGTCAGTGGACGGCGCCCAACCTGAGTGACTCTTGTTTTGGGTCTCTATGCTAAACAGCAGCAGATGCAAGACTGTAGCTGTCACTGTGGAAGGTACACATATCGACAGTTTGCTCTGCGTTTTCTGGGACCGCTGAGGTCCCTGCGTAGGATACCGTATACAGGTAATGACGGCGTTGGCAACTGCTGTGAAATGTTTGGCCAGCTAACGGTAAAGATGGTGAAGAATTTGTTTGGAAATGCTCTGAATGGTGGTTTTACTCCTTGACTCTCAACACCAACAGAGCACAGATGATATGTGTACAACATGGCCCCAGTTATAATTCAGGGACGGCAACATATTTCCTTCATTGTTGTGTGTACATATTTACAGAGGCTCCGCAAAATAAAGATGAATCTCTCCTGGTTCTTGcactgttgtctttttgtttttaCCCAAAATCTGTATGATCTAACCATATTAGAGCAAATTTTATTGCATACACTATTAATGCAGTGTGAGTGAGGCTTCCTTTTTTTGCTATGTTGATGAAATTCCACTACGCAACtcaaaaataaattttgataCATAGTATCATAACAACAGGGTTTACCCAGAGAAAACCCCAAACTTGCAGAATTGACAGTTAAAGATATCTTTGTACTATTACACATCTTAATATCTTCATATCCTTTGGTCATTTAATGTTACATTATGTAGAGTTCTCCTTATAAAAGCAGGCAAGATTGTCCTCAAAATAGTGAAAATTATTACAAACATCACATTTGGACAGTTTGAGAAGTCAACAGGCTCACATTTAACACACACAGACGTTACGCTAATTACGTTGGCTGCTAGTCGGTGGTGTCTAATGGTTCTTGTGGCTGGTACTTCAGTCTGAACATTCCTGGGGAGACAAGAACAGATGAAGAGTTAGGTCATGAATGAAgtttatcacacacacacacacacacagacacacgcacgcacacataaaCAATGAATTAGGTCAAGAATGAAgtttatcacacacacacacacacacacacacacaagtacacacacacacacacactcagtaTCCTGTAACATTTCCGCTTTTATGACAGATCAAAGAGAGGCTGGCTGTACTACTTGTAACAAAGTCTTAAGACTTATCAAAAAACTTTGTGAAAAATTTAACAAAGATTTtgctagagtcaattccacattaccgagagggtgtttgttgccttctgttctaacatttacaaaacctttgtaacaatctatgtgagataagtaactgttaagaacaatttccaacattcatttggtgttataaatattttctgctgtgttccaacaggttaaacaaatttccaacattgaacacattatttgtattagtttctaaactgttgcaacatagattgattatttgtttgaacatgttccaacattctacaaatatgatataactgggtcattgggctgggaacagggcaattcacacatcccttcaaagtctAGGGGactaggcctaggtgccatgcatagacacctaaagacaaaagagttgccagtgtccagacgtgaaatctaaaaatatacagaggcagacaatagagcctgattagcacctacttttatgggggcaataacccaaatctaccattttgagaatgatgcaaaatgttggaacatgttccaacagtagaacaatcacacagatgtttgaaaactgttctaaataaagagatatttgtgcaaatactttcataatatttccaaaatatatagatgagttcaaacatgttaaaactttcatttctaattgtttgaacagtctggaattattttgactgaaatagtcttttctctaaaattgttcaaacttattagcaatatcatctgaaaaccctctcagtgacatggaattgactctaagaCATCATAATGAAATGCACCCTTGTTTCCCATTCACTTGACAAACATGTACTAAAATCTCTTTCCATCTTTTAATATTTGTTTTACAGTACCCTCAAAAATGTGTATTATCAAGGAGGTAAATGCTTTTCAAGTCAAATTCTCACGAACTTACCTCTAGCCACAGTCAAGTAGCATACTACTGAATCTGATTTGGTCAGCTGGCACAACATCAGTCAGCATAACACATCAAACGACTTGTCACAGCTGAACCATTCATATCTAACTCTAATCACCCTTTGAAGTAATCTAACTCCTTACCTTGTGCAGACATCTGTTCCATGGTGCTGTCCTTACACTCCCGTGCTGTGTGTCCCGTGGCTCCACAGTTGTAACATGTCTGACTCCCCTTCCCCTTCCCCATGCCCCCCATGGGGAACATGCCCTGCCCGCCCTGCAGCATCAGCCCCGGGTGCATGTAGTTGGGCGGCACATGTCCGTAGCTCCCCTGGAAGTTGTACATGTTGGCTGGGTTCAGTCCGTTGGGGAACTGCAGCGGGGGGATGTGGGGGAAGGACGCGTACGATGGAATGTTGCTCGGCGGGGGGATGCCGATCAGTCCGTTTCCTCCTAGGTTGGGGAAGTAGTGTCCGAAGTGGAAGGGGAAGGGTGAGTTCATGTTGTTGGGGTGGAGGTACCCCGGGTAGTTGAAGGTGTAGTTGCTGCTGGAAGAAGAGGAGCCACAGTTGCCGCTACATCCACAGTTGCTACACCCTCTGGAGTGGGGCCCGTTGTGTGAGCTggaaggagggggagggggtggaggTGGGGGGTTGGAGGGAGTGGTGGAAGTGCTTGGAGAAGGACTGCTTTCACTGGTCATGTTGACTGCGTTCTGCAAGGTCGGGTTGGCGTAAGTTACTGTAGTAGTGCTTTTGACACTACCTTCGGAGCTCTCCTCTGTCTTGCTGGCGGCCTCTTTGCTCTCTCCTTTAGAGGGGACGGTTTGAGCCACGGTCTGCGTAGGATTCGTCGGAGGCTTCGTGCTGCAGAAATGGGTTTCTGGATTCGGCGACGTCGTGGTGCTCACGAAGGTGACAGTGCCCTTCCCGATGGTCACGATCTCATTTGCGCTCGGCGGCATGACTGCACACTTACCCTGCGGCGGGAACATGGTGAATCCCGTGGTCGCCACGGAGACCGTGGTGATGGTGCTCGGGAGCGTCAGCGTCGTGTGGGGGAAGTTCTCCGCCTGCGGCGACATCAGCTGCGGCTGGAAGGACGAGACGTTCGGCCGGAGGTTGTTCCCCTGGGACCTGTTGTCCACCTGCGTCGTGGCAATAACTGCCGTGGCGTTTACTGTGGGGATGATTCTACCGTCCAACGGGCTCTGGAGGGGCGGCACGGGGCTCTGGTCGCTCCCGTGTCCCATCTGGGGTACTGCGTTTGGAACAATGGGTATTGCATAAGGACGGTTGGGAGGGTAGCCTTTGTCCATGCGGCCCATGTGAGGCTGCCGGTGTGTCCAGTGGCTGCGATGCTGCGTGTCCACGTGGCAGAAGGAAGGAGGGGGTGGAGGCGGGGGAGGGGGTCTCTGCTGGGAGGGGTGGTGCAGGCCGGCTCTCCTGTTGTGGGGAGGGTTCCTCCATGCGTTGGCTACTTGCCTTGGAGGGTACTCGTCTTCTGTGggtggaaaacaaaacaatattgagTTTCAGGACCACAAATTGTAGCTCACCCAACTCTCACCCAATGTAAATTAACAACCCACAGCCCCTACAGCTccaaaggctatgggacctttccAGACAATCCACATTACCAGATAACGGATCCTATGGACCCACTCACCTTGGTCTAAACATAGACATGCAGAAATTCAACCAACATGCAGCCACTATCTTACTACTTGAACAGCTGGAATTGTTCTTTAAATGTGGATGGAGTGTGTTAGGAAGGACATTAACTTATTGTGTGCGGCAAAACCAGCGTGGACCCACTGGACAGAGCCACTAACTTGGAAGCTACTTCCCAAAAATTACAGTTTTCTAGATTTATAGTGTCTTTCTGGCTTTATAGTGTCTCTGGTTTTATAGTGTCTTTCTGGGTTTATAGTGTCTTTCTGAGTTAATAGTGTCGTCTGTTAAAAGGCACTATTGAGAAGGACAAAGGAGGATCACGACCATCACCTTTCTCCTCCTCGTCGCTGCTGTCTGACGACTCCTTGTCCTCGTGGTGCCTGGGGCTGGAGGGCGTTGGTGAGCTGCAGCACTCCGAGCTGGAGCTGTCTCCACTGTTGGACGGCAGGCTCTGCATGTGCAGCAGGTTCTGAAGGACATGTTTGTGGTTAAATTCACGGTCCATGTAGCTTACATTCATTCTCAACTTTCCACTTAATTTTCACATGAAGTATGACAGTGTCATACCTGACCATCATAATTATGATCAAGTTTTTCACATCAAGGTGACTACTTCTTTACCTGAGAATTTAAAGTCATGGCAGTTAACATTCATTCACAGCTTACCATCAAGTGTTTTACTTTTCCCATGAAGTTTTCTCTTAAAGTATTACAGTGTTGAACCTGACCATCATATGATCAAGTTTATCTATTAGTgaaacaatactttacgtttgggactgcattgttagcagtaacacctagcttcagtgcactgtgaactagtcagtgttgccctgatgaagatggctgacagctgtcgaaacatcggctcttgtaaaatgcttggttaaaagaaccttgctattcatgATGTGAAAcactattcagtcattcaccaacctgatgaaatttttCACGAATGTTTCCCATCATGTTGAAAGGGGCTGCTTCCCTACCTACTTTCATTCGAGACAAAAGAGCTAACATATTGGAATTCCTTGCTTTATCCATCCATTGTTTTCCTAGCCTGGTTATCTGCTGGGGCTCCCATACTAGCTCCCTCCCAGATATGGGAGCCCCAGTAAACAAgataggatgacacccaggctattGTTTTTCCAATCATAAGCTAGAAAATTTGTGAGGGCAGTAAGCTAAGACGACTTTAATAAAACAAGACTGCCTGGGTGAAAGACAAAGCACCTGATGAAGCATGGTTTACATcatggactcaacatgttgatttactcatatctattcattaTACACTTATGCACACTACATAATGTAGGTTAATTAAtctgtatccacttgactgtttgtatgtatagattcaGTTACTGTAGACCTTCCGAAAgccactgtacttttgttgtgtcaataaagaattCCGTGTAAGCAAACTGTAGAAGGATGATTCAGTCAATGTTGTCTGTCCAAGCAATAATATCAATTAGAGTAATGACCTTAAAGGCTTAAGACAACAAAATTGCCCAACAAAAGACTGTCTCACCTGATGGGGCATGGGCTGCACCGTGGGAGGGTAGTTGGGGGGCGGTGTCTGGATGGGGGACGGAGGAGGCATGACCGGCACGGGACCGGTCACCACCGCGGTGGCCTGATGGATGGGGATGTCGACGTGGAGTCCGTTCATGGGCCCTTTCCTGTAACAGCGGGCACGTGTTAGCACAAAAGTTCACCTGCGCTGGTTAAATGTTATATCATCAACAAAGCCTGGGCTGCTTTGATCTGCCTAGATATAATGTTCTGTGTGAAGTTTAACAAAAAACTTTGCTTGAAGCATCATACAGGCATTGGATTTGCCAAGTTTTCAGTTATTGCTGCAGTCTTCATCAGAAAGAATGACCCATTGTTTCTGTGGCATGAAAA carries:
- the LOC136437853 gene encoding zinc finger CCHC domain-containing protein 14-like isoform X2 is translated as MVCKEEVFSWFQSLTSPKRIEFLCGLLDFCHPIELRFLGTCLEELCRKDYNFLRDSEQKANNTHELQSLDDIGDDTVRTKLIVYLALLYTTNSQGSNVLSHTLNHVESSILNGLQLTEQIKEEFLLLLAMAANHPAFSIHQRLTFSTQMERLQAQPTVEVCKGSSAEHRKEEEEVFSEETSTTPGTQTSTDGSKETQQPKVYVRSIEVKGCKKTGGRERGCVYTMQVSWSDGTLTTVNRTYRDLCDFQCKLQNLFPEETGANRSKGIIPHLPGKAGETGKRDVDMENYVRQLVSLPRHILESDHVTSFFGHQQYHHPYPASPAPAGHTPNNVQDGVDECRRPWSASEPSPSGGGSHQHHCPTSIPTTCHDAAGSTAGSPHPAPEMPSPVNDHKAGMPLQIPMVHGTTMPTHVRHTYASLRTSSPAPSTSALPMPLPSPHETFLPSPPPTSPRNLEIMLKDIRLHKYYPQLKDYRMEQIMGMTDEDLASLGLTEGARRKLKIHLDAVQNPAYRAVLGPKNKTTCAHRKGPMNGLHVDIPIHQATAVVTGPVPVMPPPSPIQTPPPNYPPTVQPMPHQNLLHMQSLPSNSGDSSSSECCSSPTPSSPRHHEDKESSDSSDEEEKEDEYPPRQVANAWRNPPHNRRAGLHHPSQQRPPPPPPPPPSFCHVDTQHRSHWTHRQPHMGRMDKGYPPNRPYAIPIVPNAVPQMGHGSDQSPVPPLQSPLDGRIIPTVNATAVIATTQVDNRSQGNNLRPNVSSFQPQLMSPQAENFPHTTLTLPSTITTVSVATTGFTMFPPQGKCAVMPPSANEIVTIGKGTVTFVSTTTSPNPETHFCSTKPPTNPTQTVAQTVPSKGESKEAASKTEESSEGSVKSTTTVTYANPTLQNAVNMTSESSPSPSTSTTPSNPPPPPPPPPSSSHNGPHSRGCSNCGCSGNCGSSSSSSNYTFNYPGYLHPNNMNSPFPFHFGHYFPNLGGNGLIGIPPPSNIPSYASFPHIPPLQFPNGLNPANMYNFQGSYGHVPPNYMHPGLMLQGGQGMFPMGGMGKGKGSQTCYNCGATGHTARECKDSTMEQMSAQGMFRLKYQPQEPLDTTD
- the LOC136437853 gene encoding zinc finger CCHC domain-containing protein 14-like isoform X1, with protein sequence MVCKEEVFSWFQSLTSPKRIEFLCGLLDFCHPIELRFLGTCLEELCRKDYNFLRDSEQKANNTHELQSLDDIGDDTVRTKLIVYLALLYTTNSQGSNVLSHTLNHVESSILNGLQLTEQIKEEFLLLLAMAANHPAFSIHQRLTFSTQMERLQAQPTVEVCKGSSAEHRKEEEEVFSEETSTTPGTQTSTDGSKETQQPKVYVRSIEVKGCKKTGGRERGCVYTMQVSWSDGTLTTVNRTYRDLCDFQCKLQNLFPEETGANRSKGIIPHLPGKAGETGKRDVDMENYVRQLVSLPRHILESDHVTSFFGHQQYHHPYPASPAPAGHTPNNVQDGVDECRRPWSASEPSPSGGGSHQHHCPTSIPTTCHDAAGSTAGSPHPAPEMPSPVNDHKAGMPLQIPMVHGTTMPTHVSYQCPRQARFYKHTYASLRTSSPAPSTSALPMPLPSPHETFLPSPPPTSPRNLEIMLKDIRLHKYYPQLKDYRMEQIMGMTDEDLASLGLTEGARRKLKIHLDAVQNPAYRAVLGPKNKTTCAHRKGPMNGLHVDIPIHQATAVVTGPVPVMPPPSPIQTPPPNYPPTVQPMPHQNLLHMQSLPSNSGDSSSSECCSSPTPSSPRHHEDKESSDSSDEEEKEDEYPPRQVANAWRNPPHNRRAGLHHPSQQRPPPPPPPPPSFCHVDTQHRSHWTHRQPHMGRMDKGYPPNRPYAIPIVPNAVPQMGHGSDQSPVPPLQSPLDGRIIPTVNATAVIATTQVDNRSQGNNLRPNVSSFQPQLMSPQAENFPHTTLTLPSTITTVSVATTGFTMFPPQGKCAVMPPSANEIVTIGKGTVTFVSTTTSPNPETHFCSTKPPTNPTQTVAQTVPSKGESKEAASKTEESSEGSVKSTTTVTYANPTLQNAVNMTSESSPSPSTSTTPSNPPPPPPPPPSSSHNGPHSRGCSNCGCSGNCGSSSSSSNYTFNYPGYLHPNNMNSPFPFHFGHYFPNLGGNGLIGIPPPSNIPSYASFPHIPPLQFPNGLNPANMYNFQGSYGHVPPNYMHPGLMLQGGQGMFPMGGMGKGKGSQTCYNCGATGHTARECKDSTMEQMSAQGMFRLKYQPQEPLDTTD
- the LOC136437853 gene encoding zinc finger CCHC domain-containing protein 14-like isoform X3, whose protein sequence is MVCKEEVFSWFQSLTSPKRIEFLCGLLDFCHPIELRFLGTCLEELCRKDYNFLRDSEQKANNTHELQSLDDIGDDTVRTKLIVYLALLYTTNSQGSNVLSHTLNHVESSILNGLQLTEQIKEEFLLLLAMAANHPAFSIHQRLTFSTQMERLQAQPTVEVCKGSSAEHRKEEEEVFSEETSTTPGTQTSTDGSKETQQPKVYVRSIEVKGCKKTGGRERGCVYTMQVSWSDGTLTTVNRTYRDLCDFQCKLQNLFPEETGANRSKGIIPHLPGKAGETGKRDVDMENYVRQLVSLPRHILESDHVTSFFGHQQYHHPYPASPAPAGHTPNNVQDGVDECRRPWSASEPSPSGGGSHQHHCPTSIPTTCHDAAGSTAGSPHPAPEMPSPVNDHKAGMPLQIPMVHGTTMPTHVSYQCPRQARFYKHTYASLRTSSPAPSTSALPMPLPSPHETFLPSPPPTSPRNLEIMLKDIRLHKYYPQLKDYRMEQIMGMTDEDLASLGLTEGARRKLKIHLDAVQNPAYRKGPMNGLHVDIPIHQATAVVTGPVPVMPPPSPIQTPPPNYPPTVQPMPHQNLLHMQSLPSNSGDSSSSECCSSPTPSSPRHHEDKESSDSSDEEEKEDEYPPRQVANAWRNPPHNRRAGLHHPSQQRPPPPPPPPPSFCHVDTQHRSHWTHRQPHMGRMDKGYPPNRPYAIPIVPNAVPQMGHGSDQSPVPPLQSPLDGRIIPTVNATAVIATTQVDNRSQGNNLRPNVSSFQPQLMSPQAENFPHTTLTLPSTITTVSVATTGFTMFPPQGKCAVMPPSANEIVTIGKGTVTFVSTTTSPNPETHFCSTKPPTNPTQTVAQTVPSKGESKEAASKTEESSEGSVKSTTTVTYANPTLQNAVNMTSESSPSPSTSTTPSNPPPPPPPPPSSSHNGPHSRGCSNCGCSGNCGSSSSSSNYTFNYPGYLHPNNMNSPFPFHFGHYFPNLGGNGLIGIPPPSNIPSYASFPHIPPLQFPNGLNPANMYNFQGSYGHVPPNYMHPGLMLQGGQGMFPMGGMGKGKGSQTCYNCGATGHTARECKDSTMEQMSAQGMFRLKYQPQEPLDTTD